CGACGAGCTGAGGTCGGCGGGAGTCGCCGCCGACATGGCCTTCGACGGCAAAGGGCTCAAAGGGGCCATGAAAGGCGCGGACCGGTCGGGGGCCGCGTACGCGGTGATCCTCGGCGAGCGCGACCTCGCCGCCGGCGCCGCGCAGGTCAAGGACCTGGCGAGCGGGGAGCAGACCGCCGTGCCACTGGCGGACATCGTCACGGAGCTGAAGGAGAAGCTGACCACATGATCCGCACGCACACCGCCGGATCGCTGCGCAGGGAACACGCCGGCCAGAGTGTCACTCTGGCCGGCTGGGTGGCACGCCGCCGCGACCACGGCGGCGTCGTCTTCATCGACCTGCGCGACGCGTCCGGCTCGGCGCAGGTGGTGTTCCGCGAGGAGGACCACGCGCACGACCTCCGCTCGGAGTACTGCGTCAGGATCGCCGGAGAGGTCCGCCTGCGTCCCGAGGGCAACGAGAACCCCGACCTGCCGACCGGCGACATCGAGGTCGTGGCCTCGGAGGTCGAGGTGCTGAGCGAGTCGGCGCCGCTGCCGTTCCCCATCGAGGGGACCACCGGGGTGTCGGAGGAGGCGCGGCTGAAGTACCGCTACCTCGACATCCGGCGCCGCCAGGTCGCCGAGGCGCTGCGGATCCGCTCCACCGCCACCTACCTCGCGCACGAGGTGATGCGCGAGCACGGCTTCCTGTACGTCGAGACCCCCGACCTCACCCGCTCCACCCCCGAAGGCGCGCGCGACTTCCTCGTGCCGGTCCGCCTGCAGCCCGGCAGCTGGTACGCGCTGCCGCAGTCGCCGCAGCTGTTCAAGCAGCTGCTGATGGTGGCCGGCCTGGAGCGCTACTACCAGCTCGCGCGCTGCTTCCGCGACGAGGACCTGCGCGCCGACCGGCAGCCGGAGTTCACCCAGATCGACGTCGAGATGTCCTTCGCCGACCAGGAGGACGTCATGGCGCTCGGCGAGGCGCTGATCGGCCGCCTGTGGCGGGAGACGGCGGGGTACGAGCTGCCGTCGCCGCTGCCGCGACTGACCTACCGCGAGGCGATGGACCGCTACGGCTCCGACAAGCCGGACCTGCGGTTCGGCTGCGAGCTCGTGGACATGACGTCGTACTTCGCCGAGACGACCTTCCGGGTGTTCCAGGCGCCGTACGTCGGGGCCGTGGTCATGCCGGGTGGCGCGTCGCAGACCCGCAAGGAGCTCGACGGCTGGCAGGAGTGGGCCAAGTCCCGCGGCGCGCGGGGCCTCGCGTACGTCCTGGTGCAGCCCGGCGGCGAGCTCGGCGGCCCGGTCGCCAAGAACCTGTCGGAGACCGAGCGCGCGGGGCTGGCCGCCGCTGTGGGGGCCGCCGAGGGAGACGCGGTGTTCTTCGCCGCCGGCCACCCGAACCCCGCGCGCGACCTGCTCGGCGCGGCCCGGCTGGAGATCGGCCGGCGCTGCGGGCTGATCGACGAGTCGGCCTGGAGCTTCCTGTGGGTGGTGGACGCACCCATGTTCGAGCCGGTGCTCGACGAGTCGGGCCGGCAGACCGGCTGGACGGCCGTGCACCACCCGTTCACCGGTCCGAAGCCCGAGTGGGCCGACACGTTCCAGGACGACCCGGGGGAGGCCCTGGCGTACGCCTACGACATGGTCTGCAACGGCATGGAGATCGGCGGCGGGTCCATCCGTATCCACCGGGCCGAGATGCAGCAGCGGGTGTTCGACGTGCTCGGCATCTCCAAGGAGGAGGCCGAGAGCAAGTTCGGCTTCCTGCTCGAGGCCTTCAAGTACGGCCCGCCGCCGCACGGCGGCATCGCCTACGGCTGGGACCGCGTCTGCATGCTGCTCGCCGGCGGCGAGTCGATCCGCGACGTCATCGCCTTCCCCAAGACCGCCTCCGGCTTCGACCCGCTGACCGCCGCACCCACCCCCATCACCGCGGCGCAGCGCAAGGAGGCCGGCGTGGACGCGCCGCGCAAGCCCGCGGCCAAGGACGCCTGACCCTTCACCGGCGCGAGAGCGCGGCCCGTCACGGGCCGCGCTCGGCGACCGGGGGCCGCGGTGCGTACCGGTCGCGGCGGTCCGGACGGCCGCGGCGGGTCAGTGCGGCCGGTCAGTGCCGATGGGACGGGTGCCTTGGCCAGGTCCAGGCGGTTCTCGCGATCGCGAGCAGGAGCGTCATCTCGACGACGCTCCCGAGGATGTAGTAGATCCAGGTCTCGCCGACGATCGTCACACCTATGGAGAAGAAGTAGAGAAGGCCGGCGACGATGTTGGCCGTTCTGTTGATCTTCGCTCGGGCGAGGAGCGAGACGACGACCATCAGGCTCGGGATCGCGATGTAGATCGTCGTGAGGACGAGGAAGGTCTGGTCGATCGCGAAACCCGCGCCGGACACACGGCCGGCGAGTGCTCCGTTGATCACGTCGGCCCGGAAGAAGCCGAAGATGTCGACATACGCGAACACGAAGAGCACGGAGCTCCACAAGCCGCTGAGCGCTACCTTCACATCCACTCTCGTGTCGTGAAGGTCTGGTGCTCGATTCCTGTCCACCGATGGTCTCCTTGTGGTGCGTGGCCGATCAGAGCCGGACGGTCTCCAGTGTCGAGATGACCGACGCGCGGCACACGAGTCCTGTGGCCATGGCTGAGCCGGCCGATCGGCCAGGTCGAGGACTGTTCCTCGGGCTGTGTCGCCGCCCCCGCGCGATCGCTACTGTGACAGTCGTGTGGGACGCCGTGACGTCGCTGTGGGCCGAGCCGGCCGGGAGGAACCCTCCGGCGCGCGGCCGGGGCGACCGGGTGTACGCGGCGCTCGTGGTGGCCGGGGTCGTGCTGGAGACGGTCCTGCGCCGTGATCTGGCATGGCGGCCGGTCGCGGTCGTCTTCGGATGCGGACTGGCGGTCGCGGTCCTGTTCCGGCGGACCCATCCGCTGCCGTCGGTGGCGTTCGCCTTCGGCACGTTCGCGGCGCTGGATGTGGCCGCGTTCGTCGCGGGTACCGAGCCGATGGTGCTGTACAGCGGGTGGGTCGTGCTGGTGCTCGCCTACTCGCTTTTCCGGTGGCGTGCCGGCCGTGACGCCGCCGTCGGCCTCGTCATCATGGCCGTCGCCGTCGGCGTCAGCGCCGGCACCGATTTCGGCGGGGTCGCCGAGACGATCACCGGCGCCGCCGTGTTGCTGTGCGCCGCGGCCCTCGGGGTGTCCGTCCGCCACCGGGGCACGGCTCGGGAGCAGTTGGTCGAGCAGGCCAAGCTTCACGAGCGAGAAGAGCTGGCACGGGAACTGCACGACACGGTCGCCCATCACGTCTCCGCGATAGCGATCCAGGCCCAGGCCGGACTGTTCCTCGCGCGGTCCTCGTCGCTCAGCGGGGCCACCGAGGCACTGGAGACCATCGACCGCGAAGCGGCCCGGACGCTCGCGGAGATGCGCACGATGGTCGGCGCGCTCCGGGACCGCCGGAAGCAGCCGGCCGTGGTCCCTCAACGCCGCATCGCCGACATCGAACGTCTTGCCGCGAACAGCACCGACTCGCTACGCATCGACGTGGAACTGCGTGGTGAACTGACCGATCTCCCGCCGGCTCTGGAGGCCGCCATCTACCGGGTCACGCAGGAATCGGTCACCAATGCCCAACGCCACGCGCAGCAGGCGACCCGGGTCGAGGTCAAAGTGACCGGAAGCGCCACCACCGTGCGGCTGACGGTCAGCGACGACGGTGCCCGCACCACGCGCACCCCGAATCAAGCCGGTTACGGGCTGGTCGGCATGACCGAGCGGGTGAGACTGTTCGGCGGGACGCTCACGGCCGGGCCGAACCCCGATGGCGGTTGGCACGTCCGGGCCGTTCTCCCACGTCAAGGATCGGCGACATGACCGTCCGCGTGCTCATCGCCGATGACCAGGGCATCGTCCGCGCGGGGCTGACGACCATCCTCAACGGTCAGCCTGACATCGAGGTGATCGGACAGGCCGCCGACGGACGTGAAGCCGTCACGCTCGCTCGCCGGCTGCGACCCGACGTGTGCCTGTTCGACATCCGCATGCCGGACCTCGACGGCATCGAGGCCACGCGCCTGCTCGCCGGACCAGGGGTCGCCGATCCGATCGCCGTCGTGGTGATCACCACTTTCGACACCGACGAGTACATCTACGGAGCACTCAAGGCAGGTGCCCGAGGCTTTCTCCTGAAAGGCGCGGAACCCGGCCAGCTGATCCAGGCCATCCATGCCGCGGTCCGGGGCGACGGGCTCATCGATCCAGGCGTCACCGGCCGGCTCCTCGCCGCTTTCTCGGCCGGCGCCCCCGCCGGCCCGCCGGTCCAGCCCGTCGACGCGCTCACCGAACGTGAGGAACAGGTGCTGCGCAGGGTCGCACGAGGCAGGACCAACGCCGAGATCGCCGAGGAGCTCCACGTCAGCATGAGCACCGTCAAATTCCATGTCGCCGGCATCCTGACCAAGATCG
The window above is part of the Sphaerisporangium rubeum genome. Proteins encoded here:
- the aspS gene encoding aspartate--tRNA ligase, whose protein sequence is MIRTHTAGSLRREHAGQSVTLAGWVARRRDHGGVVFIDLRDASGSAQVVFREEDHAHDLRSEYCVRIAGEVRLRPEGNENPDLPTGDIEVVASEVEVLSESAPLPFPIEGTTGVSEEARLKYRYLDIRRRQVAEALRIRSTATYLAHEVMREHGFLYVETPDLTRSTPEGARDFLVPVRLQPGSWYALPQSPQLFKQLLMVAGLERYYQLARCFRDEDLRADRQPEFTQIDVEMSFADQEDVMALGEALIGRLWRETAGYELPSPLPRLTYREAMDRYGSDKPDLRFGCELVDMTSYFAETTFRVFQAPYVGAVVMPGGASQTRKELDGWQEWAKSRGARGLAYVLVQPGGELGGPVAKNLSETERAGLAAAVGAAEGDAVFFAAGHPNPARDLLGAARLEIGRRCGLIDESAWSFLWVVDAPMFEPVLDESGRQTGWTAVHHPFTGPKPEWADTFQDDPGEALAYAYDMVCNGMEIGGGSIRIHRAEMQQRVFDVLGISKEEAESKFGFLLEAFKYGPPPHGGIAYGWDRVCMLLAGGESIRDVIAFPKTASGFDPLTAAPTPITAAQRKEAGVDAPRKPAAKDA
- a CDS encoding DUF6326 family protein, which gives rise to MDRNRAPDLHDTRVDVKVALSGLWSSVLFVFAYVDIFGFFRADVINGALAGRVSGAGFAIDQTFLVLTTIYIAIPSLMVVVSLLARAKINRTANIVAGLLYFFSIGVTIVGETWIYYILGSVVEMTLLLAIARTAWTWPRHPSHRH
- a CDS encoding sensor histidine kinase, encoding MTVVWDAVTSLWAEPAGRNPPARGRGDRVYAALVVAGVVLETVLRRDLAWRPVAVVFGCGLAVAVLFRRTHPLPSVAFAFGTFAALDVAAFVAGTEPMVLYSGWVVLVLAYSLFRWRAGRDAAVGLVIMAVAVGVSAGTDFGGVAETITGAAVLLCAAALGVSVRHRGTAREQLVEQAKLHEREELARELHDTVAHHVSAIAIQAQAGLFLARSSSLSGATEALETIDREAARTLAEMRTMVGALRDRRKQPAVVPQRRIADIERLAANSTDSLRIDVELRGELTDLPPALEAAIYRVTQESVTNAQRHAQQATRVEVKVTGSATTVRLTVSDDGARTTRTPNQAGYGLVGMTERVRLFGGTLTAGPNPDGGWHVRAVLPRQGSAT
- a CDS encoding response regulator, coding for MTVRVLIADDQGIVRAGLTTILNGQPDIEVIGQAADGREAVTLARRLRPDVCLFDIRMPDLDGIEATRLLAGPGVADPIAVVVITTFDTDEYIYGALKAGARGFLLKGAEPGQLIQAIHAAVRGDGLIDPGVTGRLLAAFSAGAPAGPPVQPVDALTEREEQVLRRVARGRTNAEIAEELHVSMSTVKFHVAGILTKIGARNRVELAMWAYETNRMR